In Euphorbia lathyris chromosome 9, ddEupLath1.1, whole genome shotgun sequence, the following are encoded in one genomic region:
- the LOC136206573 gene encoding uncharacterized protein isoform X3: MNVVLWDEPASKFPEDVIFSFAQNTPIAAAFVSMIPKAFNDEVSLNSSSATRFYINPEIPEIQSFLESVEPPYPLLKKSTVYSPKVVNIDTEKEMNRKTIAELMSIDIHTDKEIKFTCKAKIKEVDPSDGWWYRACPKCKSSVQNFDDKLWCKNCRYIDDIPLPWYRVKLAVEDDTRICAFVVFGHMATDLIGIPANTLANSFKERHEVPPAMNKISGVETVFQIQVSNLVDDPSNISFKGGSTSSKKK; encoded by the exons ATGAATGTCGTTTTATGGGACGAACCAGCCAGCAAATTCCCTGAGGATGTGATATTTTCTTTTGCTCAAAACACACCAATTGCAGCTGCTTTCGTATCAATGATACCTAAGGCGTTCAATG ATGAAGTTAGTTTAAACAGTTCATCCGCAACAAGATTCTACATAAATCCTGAAATCCCAGAAATACAGTCTTTTCTAGAAAG TGTTGAACCACCATACCCTTTGTTGAAAAAAAGCACCGTATACTCTCCAAAGGTAGTCAACATAGATACTGAGAAAGAAATGAATCGGAAGACAATTGCTGAGTTGATGTCAATAGATATCCATACTGATAag GAAATAAAGTTCACATGCAAAGCAAAAATCAAGGAAGTTGACCCTAGCGATGGTTGGTGGTATCGTGCATGTCCTAAATGCAAAAGTAGTGTTCAAAATTTTGATGACAAGCTATGGTGCAAAAACTGCCGATACATAGACGACATACCACTTCCTTG gtATAGAGTTAAATTGGCTGTTGAAGATGATACAAGGATTTGTGCCTTTGTTGTTTTCGGTCATATGGCTACAGATTTAATTGGTATTCCTGCGAATACTCTTGCAAACAGCTTTAAAGAACGACATGAAGTTCCACCTGCTATGAATAAGATTTCCGGTGTTGAAACTGTATTTCAGATTCAAGTTAGCAATTTAGTTGACGATCCATCTAACATATCTTTTAAG GGGGGCTCAACTTCATCCAAGAAGAAGTAA
- the LOC136206573 gene encoding uncharacterized protein isoform X2, with amino-acid sequence MNVVLWDEPASKFPEDVIFSFAQNTPIAAAFVSMIPKAFNVSLNSSSATRFYINPEIPEIQSFLESVEPPYPLLKKSTVYSPKVVNIDTEKEMNRKTIAELMSIDIHTDKEIKFTCKAKIKEVDPSDGWWYRACPKCKSSVQNFDDKLWCKNCRYIDDIPLPWYRVKLAVEDDTRICAFVVFGHMATDLIGIPANTLANSFKERHEVPPAMNKISGVETVFQIQVSNLVDDPSNISFKVIYIFKDTLLTPKKEILSLDSTPSTHLKSPISQCSLQHGAKRKLQFLDQPSNVQQPPTENSKKKSEMRGLNFIQEEVIVP; translated from the exons ATGAATGTCGTTTTATGGGACGAACCAGCCAGCAAATTCCCTGAGGATGTGATATTTTCTTTTGCTCAAAACACACCAATTGCAGCTGCTTTCGTATCAATGATACCTAAGGCGTTCAATG TTAGTTTAAACAGTTCATCCGCAACAAGATTCTACATAAATCCTGAAATCCCAGAAATACAGTCTTTTCTAGAAAG TGTTGAACCACCATACCCTTTGTTGAAAAAAAGCACCGTATACTCTCCAAAGGTAGTCAACATAGATACTGAGAAAGAAATGAATCGGAAGACAATTGCTGAGTTGATGTCAATAGATATCCATACTGATAag GAAATAAAGTTCACATGCAAAGCAAAAATCAAGGAAGTTGACCCTAGCGATGGTTGGTGGTATCGTGCATGTCCTAAATGCAAAAGTAGTGTTCAAAATTTTGATGACAAGCTATGGTGCAAAAACTGCCGATACATAGACGACATACCACTTCCTTG gtATAGAGTTAAATTGGCTGTTGAAGATGATACAAGGATTTGTGCCTTTGTTGTTTTCGGTCATATGGCTACAGATTTAATTGGTATTCCTGCGAATACTCTTGCAAACAGCTTTAAAGAACGACATGAAGTTCCACCTGCTATGAATAAGATTTCCGGTGTTGAAACTGTATTTCAGATTCAAGTTAGCAATTTAGTTGACGATCCATCTAACATATCTTTTAAGGTGATTTACATTTTCAAAGATACTCTCCTCACACCTAAAAAAGAAATTCTAAGTCTAGATTCAACACCTTCTACTCATTTGAAGTCACCTATATCTCAATGTTCTTTGCAACATGGAGCAAAAAGGAAGCTTCAGTTCCTAGATCAACCATCAAATGTACAACAACCACCGACagaaaactcaaaaaaaaaaagcgaaATGA GGGGGCTCAACTTCATCCAAGAAGAAGTAATAGTACCTTAA
- the LOC136206573 gene encoding uncharacterized protein isoform X1: MNVVLWDEPASKFPEDVIFSFAQNTPIAAAFVSMIPKAFNDEVSLNSSSATRFYINPEIPEIQSFLESVEPPYPLLKKSTVYSPKVVNIDTEKEMNRKTIAELMSIDIHTDKEIKFTCKAKIKEVDPSDGWWYRACPKCKSSVQNFDDKLWCKNCRYIDDIPLPWYRVKLAVEDDTRICAFVVFGHMATDLIGIPANTLANSFKERHEVPPAMNKISGVETVFQIQVSNLVDDPSNISFKVIYIFKDTLLTPKKEILSLDSTPSTHLKSPISQCSLQHGAKRKLQFLDQPSNVQQPPTENSKKKSEMRGLNFIQEEVIVP, encoded by the exons ATGAATGTCGTTTTATGGGACGAACCAGCCAGCAAATTCCCTGAGGATGTGATATTTTCTTTTGCTCAAAACACACCAATTGCAGCTGCTTTCGTATCAATGATACCTAAGGCGTTCAATG ATGAAGTTAGTTTAAACAGTTCATCCGCAACAAGATTCTACATAAATCCTGAAATCCCAGAAATACAGTCTTTTCTAGAAAG TGTTGAACCACCATACCCTTTGTTGAAAAAAAGCACCGTATACTCTCCAAAGGTAGTCAACATAGATACTGAGAAAGAAATGAATCGGAAGACAATTGCTGAGTTGATGTCAATAGATATCCATACTGATAag GAAATAAAGTTCACATGCAAAGCAAAAATCAAGGAAGTTGACCCTAGCGATGGTTGGTGGTATCGTGCATGTCCTAAATGCAAAAGTAGTGTTCAAAATTTTGATGACAAGCTATGGTGCAAAAACTGCCGATACATAGACGACATACCACTTCCTTG gtATAGAGTTAAATTGGCTGTTGAAGATGATACAAGGATTTGTGCCTTTGTTGTTTTCGGTCATATGGCTACAGATTTAATTGGTATTCCTGCGAATACTCTTGCAAACAGCTTTAAAGAACGACATGAAGTTCCACCTGCTATGAATAAGATTTCCGGTGTTGAAACTGTATTTCAGATTCAAGTTAGCAATTTAGTTGACGATCCATCTAACATATCTTTTAAGGTGATTTACATTTTCAAAGATACTCTCCTCACACCTAAAAAAGAAATTCTAAGTCTAGATTCAACACCTTCTACTCATTTGAAGTCACCTATATCTCAATGTTCTTTGCAACATGGAGCAAAAAGGAAGCTTCAGTTCCTAGATCAACCATCAAATGTACAACAACCACCGACagaaaactcaaaaaaaaaaagcgaaATGA GGGGGCTCAACTTCATCCAAGAAGAAGTAATAGTACCTTAA